In a single window of the Candidatus Dormiibacterota bacterium genome:
- the rho gene encoding transcription termination factor Rho, translating to MLEILNENGGFLRQAARNYRPSPEDVFVPRDILLRLGPANHRLNGGGIEGVEIDGMASASPRGGRPAHDPRHGHQRQAGRGGHAGHGGAPGPGTASLVDVRSINGMPIEEFAKRRPFSELTSIDPLERIRLETEPAELSMRVIDLLTPIGKGQRCLIVAPPRAGKTTLLQKIAAAISRNHPEIHLVVLLVDERPEEVTDMKRNVRGEVIASSSDDMARQHVSVSRIVLERARRLVEVGRDVVILLDSLTRLARAHNTATPGTGRTLSGGLDARTMEQPRRLFGAARKAEEGGSLTVIATALVDTGSRMDDVIFQEFKGTGNMELVLDRDLFEQRIYPAVDIPKSGTRKEEKLFTKEDLPRIHKLRRVLFEMKPRDAMMKLLDKLSKYPTNAEFLKALDI from the coding sequence GTGCTGGAGATCCTCAACGAGAACGGGGGGTTCCTGCGGCAGGCGGCGCGCAATTACCGGCCCTCCCCCGAGGACGTCTTCGTGCCGCGCGACATCCTGTTGCGTCTCGGCCCGGCGAACCACCGTCTCAACGGGGGGGGAATCGAAGGGGTCGAGATCGACGGAATGGCCTCGGCGTCCCCGCGGGGCGGACGCCCGGCGCACGACCCCAGGCACGGTCACCAGCGCCAGGCGGGCCGGGGCGGGCACGCGGGCCACGGCGGGGCGCCGGGACCGGGCACGGCCAGTCTCGTCGATGTGCGCTCGATCAACGGCATGCCGATCGAGGAGTTCGCGAAGAGACGGCCGTTCTCCGAGCTGACGTCGATCGATCCGCTGGAGAGAATCCGTCTGGAGACCGAGCCCGCCGAGCTGTCGATGCGCGTCATCGACCTCCTGACGCCGATCGGCAAGGGGCAGCGGTGCCTCATCGTCGCGCCACCGCGCGCCGGCAAGACCACCCTCCTCCAGAAGATCGCGGCCGCCATCTCGCGGAACCATCCGGAGATCCACCTGGTCGTGCTCCTGGTCGACGAGCGGCCGGAGGAAGTCACCGACATGAAGCGCAACGTGCGGGGTGAGGTGATCGCCTCCTCCTCCGACGACATGGCGCGGCAGCACGTCTCCGTGTCTCGTATCGTCCTCGAGCGCGCCCGGCGTCTGGTCGAGGTGGGCCGCGACGTGGTCATCCTGCTCGACTCCCTGACCCGGCTGGCGCGCGCGCACAACACGGCCACCCCGGGCACGGGCCGGACGCTCTCCGGCGGGCTCGACGCGCGCACCATGGAGCAGCCGCGCCGCCTGTTCGGCGCGGCGCGCAAGGCCGAGGAGGGCGGGAGCCTGACGGTCATCGCCACGGCCCTGGTGGACACCGGCAGCCGGATGGACGACGTCATCTTCCAGGAATTCAAAGGCACGGGAAACATGGAGCTCGTCCTCGACCGCGACCTGTTCGAGCAGCGGATCTATCCCGCGGTCGATATCCCCAAGTCCGGCACGCGCAAGGAAGAGAAGCTGTTCACCAAGGAGGACCTCCCGCGCATCCACAAGCTCCGCCGCGTCCTCTTCGAGATGAAGCCGCGGGATGCGATGATGAAGCTTCTCGACAAGCTGTCGAAATACCCCACGAACGCGGAATTCCTCAAGGCCCTCGACATCTGA
- a CDS encoding PDZ domain-containing protein, producing the protein MHRLLIGHRGVMIMAVLVLAVTAVVAGDHVTCTKSAGECAAHMKQMYQTRGWMGVELEQNEDGSLRVTAVVVGSPAEKAGVRVDDTLVSVNGVTLSKDTTESAMMKDDDWKIGGFLTLGLRRAVDSPTVKVRLEKIPETLLARIIETHAKEYHPIARN; encoded by the coding sequence ATGCATCGTCTTCTCATCGGTCATCGTGGCGTGATGATCATGGCCGTGCTGGTCCTGGCCGTCACGGCCGTCGTCGCGGGCGACCACGTGACATGCACGAAGTCGGCGGGGGAGTGCGCCGCCCACATGAAGCAGATGTATCAGACGCGGGGCTGGATGGGAGTGGAGCTGGAACAGAACGAGGACGGATCCCTGCGCGTCACGGCGGTCGTCGTCGGCAGCCCGGCGGAGAAGGCGGGGGTCAGGGTGGACGATACCCTGGTCTCGGTCAATGGTGTCACCCTCTCCAAGGACACCACGGAATCCGCCATGATGAAGGATGACGACTGGAAGATCGGCGGGTTTCTCACCCTGGGCCTCAGGCGAGCCGTCGACAGCCCGACAGTCAAGGTGAGGCTGGAGAAGATCCCCGAGACGCTGCTCGCGAGGATCATCGAGACCCACGCCAAAGAGTATCACCCGATCGCCAGGAACTGA
- a CDS encoding cold-shock protein, translating to MATTGRVKWFNNSKGYGFIEIEGGKDVFVHFSAIEGSGYRSLEEGQAVEFEVTQGTKGPQASNVKPV from the coding sequence GTGGCAACAACAGGTCGCGTCAAGTGGTTCAACAACAGCAAGGGTTACGGCTTCATCGAGATCGAGGGTGGCAAGGACGTCTTCGTCCACTTCTCGGCCATTGAGGGCAGCGGTTACCGCTCGCTTGAGGAGGGTCAGGCGGTCGAGTTCGAAGTCACGCAGGGCACCAAGGGCCCGCAGGCTTCGAACGTCAAACCGGTCTAA
- a CDS encoding PilZ domain-containing protein: MSDDEKRRHHRFLALLEVRAVPGEHVPPDLKLMTIDISSGGARCASNRPIEADILIKMTLHLVGGDLRAPMILDVDAKVLRCGERPGDMPSRRYEISLQFTRMETEDRKRLQAYLNSL; this comes from the coding sequence ATGTCCGACGACGAGAAGCGGCGGCACCATCGATTCCTGGCGCTCCTCGAGGTGAGGGCGGTGCCGGGAGAGCACGTTCCTCCCGATCTCAAGTTGATGACCATCGACATCAGCAGCGGAGGCGCCCGCTGCGCCTCCAACCGCCCGATCGAGGCGGATATCCTCATCAAGATGACATTGCACCTCGTCGGCGGCGACCTGCGCGCGCCGATGATCCTGGATGTCGATGCGAAGGTCCTGCGCTGCGGGGAGCGGCCGGGCGACATGCCGAGCCGCCGCTACGAGATCTCCCTCCAATTCACGAGGATGGAGACTGAAGACAGGAAGCGGCTGCAGGCGTACCTCAACAGCCTGTAA